A stretch of the Poseidonibacter parvus genome encodes the following:
- a CDS encoding IS3 family transposase: MRYAWIFENKKSFSIKLMCKVVKVDLSSYYHWIKTGSVVKKVDKKLNELIEIIFLQGRNNYGTRRIRDKLKELYGLIISRRRISNIMKDLNLKVKMKRRYKNTTDSNHNLPIAPNILNRDFYASSPDQKYVGDITYIPTGEGWLYLATVIDLYSRKVVGWSMDDTMKVSLVNDALSMAILHRNPPSGLIWHTDRGSQYASYSHKDLLLKNNITQSMSRKGNCWDNSVAESFFKSLKQELVYNTYFYTKKQAKKEIFEYIEFYYNRVRSHSYVGNLSPVKFEEKQNALQSEMVA; the protein is encoded by the coding sequence ATAAGGTATGCTTGGATATTTGAGAATAAAAAGAGTTTTAGCATTAAGCTTATGTGTAAAGTTGTTAAAGTAGATTTATCTTCTTATTACCATTGGATAAAAACAGGGTCTGTTGTAAAAAAAGTAGATAAAAAACTTAATGAATTAATTGAGATTATTTTTCTTCAAGGTAGGAATAACTACGGTACTCGTAGGATTAGAGATAAACTAAAAGAATTATATGGATTAATTATTTCAAGAAGACGTATTTCAAATATCATGAAAGATTTAAATCTAAAAGTTAAAATGAAAAGAAGATATAAAAATACAACTGATTCTAATCATAATCTGCCAATTGCACCTAATATCTTAAATAGAGACTTTTATGCTTCAAGTCCAGATCAAAAATATGTAGGGGATATTACTTACATTCCAACAGGTGAAGGCTGGTTATATTTAGCAACGGTAATTGACCTATACTCAAGAAAAGTAGTTGGCTGGAGCATGGATGATACGATGAAAGTATCATTGGTAAATGATGCATTAAGTATGGCAATACTTCATAGGAATCCACCTTCTGGACTCATTTGGCACACAGATAGAGGCTCACAATATGCTTCTTATAGCCATAAAGATTTATTATTAAAAAACAATATTACACAAAGTATGAGTCGAAAAGGCAATTGCTGGGACAATTCTGTTGCTGAGAGTTTTTTTAAATCATTGAAACAAGAATTAGTTTATAACACATATTTTTATACAAAGAAACAAGCTAAAAAAGAGATATTTGAATATATTGAATTTTATTATAATAGAGTTAGAAGTCATAGTTATGTAGGAAATTTATCTCCTGTTAAATTTGAAGAAAAACAAAATGCGTTACAAAGTGAAATGGTGGCTTAG
- a CDS encoding TonB-dependent receptor plug domain-containing protein, translated as MHNKILSTALIGLVSSTTIQASTLDKITITTATKTEKSIDGVTASVVVITEKDIEKTGASTLDKILQKIPSINAQYGRFPHPSSSSKASISLRGMGSNGTLILIDGKRLSGETESPYEMTRITSSMIERIEIVKGSMSTLYGSDAIGGVINIITKKIDKNVTTLDLKYGSNSEGEAINKNANLTNRGRVGKFKYKIHASIDDTTPYTENKSYTQQAINPSSGADLNSYPLDNASGDYDVTYKDEATVRTIGTRLEYDFSDNFTAGFDLNYFTENREGQYLGNAASSLGGLITNTPVNSEDKNRRIDISSDFNYIINDDLSMNTKLLER; from the coding sequence ATGCATAATAAAATACTATCAACTGCACTTATAGGACTAGTATCTAGCACTACTATACAAGCAAGTACTTTAGATAAAATTACAATTACGACTGCGACTAAAACTGAAAAATCTATCGATGGAGTAACTGCATCTGTTGTTGTTATTACAGAAAAAGATATAGAAAAAACTGGTGCTTCTACATTAGATAAAATTTTACAAAAAATACCATCTATAAATGCACAATATGGAAGGTTCCCACACCCTAGTTCTTCATCAAAAGCTTCTATTTCATTAAGAGGTATGGGATCAAATGGTACACTGATTTTAATTGATGGTAAAAGATTATCAGGAGAAACTGAAAGTCCATACGAAATGACTAGAATAACATCTTCAATGATTGAACGAATTGAGATAGTTAAAGGTTCAATGTCTACTTTATATGGTTCTGATGCTATTGGAGGTGTAATTAATATTATTACAAAGAAAATAGATAAAAATGTTACAACATTAGATTTAAAATATGGTTCAAATAGTGAGGGGGAGGCTATAAATAAAAATGCAAACCTAACAAATAGAGGACGTGTAGGTAAATTTAAATATAAAATCCATGCATCTATTGATGATACAACTCCTTACACAGAAAACAAATCATATACACAGCAAGCTATTAATCCAAGTTCGGGAGCAGATTTAAACTCATATCCTTTAGATAATGCATCTGGAGATTATGATGTAACGTATAAAGATGAAGCTACTGTTAGAACTATTGGAACAAGATTAGAATATGATTTTTCAGATAATTTTACAGCAGGGTTTGATTTAAACTATTTTACAGAAAATAGAGAAGGACAATACTTAGGAAATGCTGCGTCATCTCTTGGAGGCTTAATTACAAATACTCCTGTAAATTCTGAAGATAAAAATAGAAGAATTGATATTTCAAGTGATTTTAACTATATTATAAATGATGATTTATCAATGAATACAAAACTATTGGAGAGGTAA
- a CDS encoding ABC transporter substrate-binding protein has product MFKTLITVLVLLSCVNINAQDKLKKLVLSGPVASVSHPLIHMVKTGALNDIAEVVEFKLWKNPDELRALTLKNRADFIAVPTNVAANLYNRGVRIKLLNVSVWGILGMITRDETLKTLADFKGKEIAMPFRADMPDIIFEELVKAQGMDPKKDFKLKYMSNPFDAMQNLILRQVDHALLAEPAISIALMKTGSFPLKLVAPDLYRSVDLQKEWGKTFKVESKVPQAGMSVIGDMILNKKAIKRFNEEYAKSLQWYKNNPKEAASIVVEEIPMLDEAGVAESIKHVQLNTVSAEDSKEDLEFFYKLLEKNNPKTIGGKLPNDAFYFR; this is encoded by the coding sequence ATGTTTAAAACACTAATTACAGTACTTGTACTACTTTCTTGCGTAAATATAAATGCACAAGATAAATTAAAAAAACTAGTATTAAGTGGTCCAGTAGCTTCTGTTTCTCATCCACTTATTCATATGGTTAAGACTGGCGCTTTAAATGATATTGCAGAAGTAGTTGAGTTTAAGTTATGGAAAAATCCAGATGAATTAAGAGCTTTAACTTTAAAAAATAGAGCTGATTTTATTGCAGTTCCGACAAACGTAGCTGCTAATCTTTATAATAGAGGTGTGAGAATAAAGCTCTTAAATGTTTCTGTTTGGGGAATATTAGGAATGATTACAAGAGATGAAACTCTTAAAACATTAGCAGACTTTAAAGGTAAAGAAATAGCAATGCCTTTTAGAGCTGATATGCCAGATATTATATTTGAAGAGCTTGTAAAAGCACAAGGGATGGATCCTAAAAAAGATTTCAAATTAAAATATATGAGTAATCCTTTTGATGCAATGCAAAACTTAATTTTAAGACAAGTAGATCATGCATTACTAGCAGAACCAGCAATTTCTATTGCTTTAATGAAGACAGGTTCATTTCCTTTAAAACTTGTAGCACCTGATTTATATAGAAGCGTTGATCTACAAAAAGAATGGGGAAAAACTTTTAAAGTTGAGTCAAAAGTTCCACAAGCGGGAATGTCTGTTATTGGAGATATGATTTTAAATAAAAAAGCAATCAAAAGATTTAATGAAGAGTATGCAAAATCATTACAATGGTATAAAAACAATCCTAAAGAAGCTGCTAGCATTGTAGTAGAAGAAATACCAATGCTTGATGAAGCTGGAGTTGCCGAAAGTATTAAACATGTTCAGTTAAATACAGTAAGCGCAGAAGATTCAAAAGAAGACTTAGAATTCTTCTATAAATTATTAGAAAAAAACAATCCTAAAACAATTGGTGGTAAATTACCTAATGATGCTTTCTATTTCAGATAA
- a CDS encoding ABC transporter permease produces the protein MKFLLKILKDFPAYLWSGWGAIASILLFIASWDVGNQIYGDLILPSPLETFQTLGLMLQDKSVIEEIKTTLYRSAVGFGFSLLVGSILGLLAGFFATASMMSRPIVTILMGMPPIAWIVLAMIWFGMGDETVIFTVVIASFPIIFVGALQGTRTLEGDLKEMADSFNLPWHMKFIDVYFPHIFSYVFPAWVSGLGMAWKIVVMAELLATSNGIGASLAVARSQLDTPTALALVSIMVGSLMFIEYIILEPIKREVELWRV, from the coding sequence GTGAAGTTTTTACTAAAAATATTAAAAGATTTTCCTGCTTACCTTTGGAGCGGATGGGGTGCGATTGCATCTATTCTACTTTTTATTGCTTCATGGGATGTAGGAAATCAAATTTACGGGGATTTAATACTCCCCTCCCCTTTAGAAACTTTCCAAACACTAGGACTGATGCTTCAAGATAAATCAGTAATTGAAGAAATTAAAACTACTTTATATCGTTCTGCTGTTGGTTTTGGTTTTTCATTACTTGTAGGATCAATTTTAGGTCTTCTTGCTGGTTTCTTTGCGACTGCATCAATGATGAGTCGTCCTATTGTTACAATTTTAATGGGAATGCCTCCAATTGCATGGATTGTACTTGCAATGATTTGGTTTGGAATGGGAGATGAAACTGTAATTTTTACAGTTGTTATTGCATCTTTTCCAATCATATTTGTAGGAGCATTACAAGGAACAAGAACATTAGAAGGAGATTTAAAAGAGATGGCTGATAGTTTTAACTTGCCATGGCATATGAAGTTTATTGATGTTTATTTTCCTCATATTTTTTCTTATGTTTTTCCTGCATGGGTTAGTGGTCTTGGAATGGCTTGGAAGATAGTTGTTATGGCTGAATTACTTGCAACTTCAAATGGTATTGGAGCTTCTTTAGCAGTTGCTAGAAGTCAACTTGATACACCGACAGCTTTAGCACTTGTTTCTATTATGGTTGGTTCATTAATGTTTATTGAATACATCATATTAGAACCTATAAAAAGAGAGGTTGAATTATGGCGAGTTTAG
- a CDS encoding ATP-binding cassette domain-containing protein, whose amino-acid sequence MASLECLEVKRLNHSFGFTQILKDINFSIKKGEVLSIVGPSGGGKTTLMHLCANLLDVQEGSVENTFTSSSFAFQEARLLPWKNVIDNIAIGLLAKGIKNKVAKKMSEEIALKFGLEKDDFDKFPKDLSGGMKQRVSFARALVVNPSLLFLDEPFSALDIGLKMELQTYLIQMVKEKNLTILFITHDLMEAIRLSDKIHLLQADPGHIIKEFEYDLSQEKRDDKFVYNETAKILQDETIINTFELQTIGFK is encoded by the coding sequence ATGGCGAGTTTAGAATGTTTAGAAGTAAAAAGATTAAATCATAGTTTTGGTTTTACTCAAATATTAAAAGATATAAACTTTTCAATAAAAAAAGGTGAGGTTTTATCAATAGTTGGGCCATCAGGTGGTGGAAAAACTACATTAATGCATTTATGTGCAAATCTTCTTGATGTTCAAGAAGGAAGTGTAGAAAACACTTTTACTAGTTCATCTTTTGCTTTTCAAGAAGCAAGATTACTTCCATGGAAAAATGTTATTGATAATATAGCTATTGGTTTATTAGCAAAAGGTATTAAAAATAAAGTTGCTAAAAAAATGTCAGAAGAAATAGCACTAAAATTTGGATTAGAAAAAGATGATTTTGATAAATTTCCAAAAGATTTAAGTGGAGGAATGAAACAAAGAGTTTCTTTTGCAAGAGCTTTAGTTGTAAATCCATCTTTATTATTTCTTGATGAACCCTTCTCTGCTTTAGATATTGGTTTAAAAATGGAGTTACAAACATACTTAATTCAAATGGTTAAAGAAAAGAACCTTACTATTTTATTTATTACTCATGATTTAATGGAAGCGATTAGATTAAGCGACAAGATACATTTATTACAAGCTGACCCTGGTCATATAATAAAAGAGTTTGAATATGACTTATCGCAAGAAAAAAGAGATGATAAATTTGTTTATAATGAAACAGCAAAGATATTGCAAGATGAAACTATTATAAATACATTTGAATTACAAACAATAGGATTTAAATAA
- a CDS encoding NnrS family protein, with protein MENELKNNTQEQPLHATNHYMYYPDEKDVPPYLAYGFRPVFLLLAPYLVISMILWGLVWNGVLSIPFMDASLTWHIYEMLFGILTAGVMAFLTTGLPELFPGMIPFVGQRLKYIVALWVLGRVSFWTIDITGIWLTAILNISMLIWLLWFAKDVVLDKLQRHASLGYSLISILAIEIWFFSSKLGFVSIEGISILKVATGAIVILILLALRRVNMEAVNELMEDKGIDDIYISRPPLTNLAIFGIALFTTIEFLYPENSALGWLGLATAASILALTSDYILKDKFILNQPYVIYLALIPLMLSLGYALMGWDILNDNIYGINHFRHFITSGGIGLSYLIVMMIIGFVHTGRHLTSNIYTHIMILLIVIATLMRALIPFFENYIQELYIYSSILWAIPFVIYIKVFYNFLLTPRADGIKG; from the coding sequence ATGGAAAATGAATTAAAAAATAATACCCAAGAACAGCCATTGCACGCAACAAATCATTATATGTACTACCCCGATGAAAAAGATGTTCCTCCTTATTTAGCCTATGGATTTAGACCAGTATTTTTACTACTAGCACCTTACCTTGTTATTTCAATGATATTATGGGGATTAGTTTGGAATGGTGTTTTATCAATTCCTTTTATGGATGCTTCTTTAACTTGGCATATTTATGAAATGTTATTTGGAATATTAACAGCTGGAGTTATGGCATTTTTAACGACTGGTCTTCCTGAACTTTTTCCAGGAATGATTCCCTTTGTTGGACAAAGACTAAAATATATAGTTGCTTTATGGGTTTTAGGACGTGTTAGTTTTTGGACTATTGATATAACAGGAATATGGCTTACAGCTATTTTAAATATTTCAATGCTTATATGGTTATTATGGTTTGCAAAAGATGTAGTTCTTGATAAACTTCAAAGACATGCCAGTTTAGGTTATAGTCTTATTAGTATACTAGCTATTGAAATATGGTTTTTCTCTTCAAAATTAGGATTTGTAAGTATTGAAGGAATAAGTATTTTAAAAGTTGCAACAGGCGCAATTGTTATTTTAATACTACTAGCACTTAGAAGAGTTAATATGGAAGCAGTAAACGAACTAATGGAAGATAAAGGCATTGATGATATTTATATATCAAGACCACCTCTTACAAATCTTGCAATATTTGGTATAGCTTTATTTACTACTATAGAGTTCTTATATCCAGAGAATAGTGCTTTAGGTTGGTTAGGACTTGCTACTGCTGCGTCTATTTTAGCACTTACTAGTGATTATATTTTAAAAGATAAATTTATTTTGAATCAACCTTATGTAATATATCTAGCACTAATTCCTCTTATGCTTAGTCTTGGTTATGCACTTATGGGTTGGGATATATTAAATGACAATATATATGGAATAAATCACTTTAGACACTTTATTACAAGTGGAGGTATTGGTTTATCTTATTTAATTGTAATGATGATTATTGGTTTTGTGCATACAGGAAGACATTTAACTTCAAATATTTATACTCATATTATGATTTTATTAATTGTTATTGCAACTCTTATGAGAGCTTTGATTCCATTTTTTGAAAACTATATACAAGAATTATATATCTACTCATCAATTCTATGGGCGATTCCTTTTGTAATATACATAAAAGTATTTTATAACTTTTTATTAACTCCTAGAGCTGATGGTATAAAAGGATAA
- a CDS encoding ChaN family lipoprotein, whose amino-acid sequence MLKILLIFITVIYIFSGCTNKELLLTHNLEKKEGIYSIKQAKDINMKQLVKEIEYYPIIFVGDHHNTEKTHKFFENLLKELDKNGTNLFLANEWFTPQHDKLLKDFTDGKIDSKTLKEKRKWDEFTVYKWKYVEPLYEAIKKNNGKLYGINISKEQREKISLKLFDKMSKEEKEFYNNLDLNVSAHNQLVMPYLKHCNKMPPSDNPEPCEERMYRVQVTWDTYMAQNLAKIAKKVIKNPKDKLIVFAGAMHVEQNLGIPLRFARLSNLPFVTISNEKIQKDKDLKLDVNKADIVYIYE is encoded by the coding sequence ATGTTAAAAATTTTATTAATATTTATAACTGTCATTTATATATTTTCAGGTTGTACAAACAAAGAACTCTTATTAACACATAATCTAGAAAAAAAAGAAGGAATTTATTCTATAAAACAAGCAAAAGATATAAATATGAAACAGCTTGTAAAAGAAATAGAATATTATCCAATAATCTTTGTTGGTGATCATCACAATACTGAAAAAACACATAAGTTTTTTGAAAATCTTTTAAAAGAATTAGATAAAAATGGTACAAATTTATTTTTAGCAAATGAATGGTTTACACCACAACATGATAAGTTGTTAAAAGACTTTACAGATGGAAAAATTGATAGTAAGACCTTAAAAGAAAAAAGAAAATGGGATGAATTTACAGTATATAAATGGAAATATGTAGAACCCTTATATGAAGCTATAAAGAAAAACAATGGGAAACTTTATGGTATCAACATATCCAAAGAACAAAGAGAAAAAATATCTTTAAAACTTTTTGATAAAATGAGTAAAGAAGAAAAAGAGTTTTACAATAATTTAGATTTAAATGTTAGTGCTCATAATCAATTAGTAATGCCATATTTAAAACATTGTAATAAAATGCCTCCTTCAGATAATCCTGAACCATGTGAAGAAAGAATGTATAGAGTTCAAGTGACATGGGATACCTATATGGCACAAAATCTAGCAAAAATAGCTAAAAAAGTAATCAAAAACCCAAAAGACAAACTTATTGTATTTGCAGGTGCTATGCATGTTGAACAAAATTTAGGTATTCCTTTAAGATTTGCAAGATTAAGTAATCTTCCTTTTGTAACTATTTCAAATGAAAAGATACAAAAAGATAAGGATTTAAAACTTGATGTTAATAAAGCAGATATCGTTTACATTTACGAATAA
- a CDS encoding aldo/keto reductase gives MDFRYIGNSGLRVSSICMGTMTFGSTTSKKEAFKIMDKAYDNGINFYDTAELYPVPPKKATAGDTEEWVGEWLKTKERDSIILASKVSGAAAGWFVPPQRHGLTAIDSFHIKKAIEGSLKRLDTDYLDLYQMHWPDPIVPIEESLRAFDDLVKEGKVRYLGTSNDSAYGLTKANETAKNKNLSRFQSIQNNFSLLNPRFLDELSTVCKNENISLLPYSPIGGGVLSGKYSNNFYPENARFSAYVNNPNPRVQAQATRFVNPKTLEATSRYVQLSKEYGISPVTLAVAYSKHFDFVASTIIGARELSQLDESLEAFKFNIDNELMSKIERIQADILYPMG, from the coding sequence ATGGATTTTAGATACATAGGAAATAGTGGACTTAGAGTTTCTTCAATTTGTATGGGAACTATGACTTTTGGTTCTACTACATCTAAGAAAGAAGCTTTTAAGATAATGGATAAAGCATATGATAATGGAATAAATTTTTATGATACAGCTGAGCTTTACCCCGTACCTCCTAAAAAAGCAACTGCTGGAGATACAGAAGAATGGGTAGGGGAGTGGTTAAAGACTAAAGAAAGAGATTCTATTATCTTAGCTTCAAAAGTAAGTGGAGCAGCTGCAGGTTGGTTTGTTCCACCTCAAAGACATGGGCTTACAGCTATTGATTCTTTTCATATTAAAAAAGCAATTGAAGGAAGTTTAAAAAGACTTGACACTGATTATTTAGATCTTTATCAAATGCATTGGCCAGACCCAATTGTACCTATTGAAGAGAGTTTAAGAGCTTTTGATGATTTAGTAAAAGAAGGAAAAGTAAGATACTTAGGAACTTCAAATGATTCTGCTTATGGACTTACAAAAGCGAATGAAACGGCTAAAAATAAAAACTTATCTAGGTTTCAATCTATTCAAAATAATTTTTCACTATTAAATCCTAGATTTCTAGATGAACTTTCTACTGTATGTAAAAATGAAAACATTTCGCTTCTTCCATATTCACCAATAGGTGGGGGCGTTTTATCAGGAAAATATAGTAATAACTTTTATCCAGAAAATGCAAGGTTTTCAGCTTATGTAAATAATCCAAATCCAAGAGTTCAAGCACAAGCTACAAGATTTGTTAATCCTAAAACATTAGAAGCTACAAGTAGATATGTGCAATTATCAAAAGAGTATGGTATTTCTCCTGTTACTTTAGCAGTTGCTTATTCAAAACATTTTGATTTTGTAGCTTCTACAATTATAGGTGCTAGAGAATTGTCTCAATTAGATGAATCCCTAGAAGCTTTTAAATTTAATATTGATAATGAGTTAATGAGTAAAATTGAAAGAATTCAAGCTGATATTTTATATCCAATGGGATAA
- a CDS encoding TetR/AcrR family transcriptional regulator, whose protein sequence is MNEDKNNLKKIRKNEIMKIASDLFYSKGISETTISEITYLANIGKGTFYEYFKNKDDVINEYIKDYFDNVHNQINEKVDDFKSNREKILFIVKYLFKSKEKDEKFTYVLIEFLRLTFNKKNDEVKKLHGFNEQVLNLINYHLKKGIQTKEFKDCNTEEISIEIISSILGNLVMSLSHEFKDCDNSTKCNVETILNSIKN, encoded by the coding sequence ATGAATGAGGATAAGAATAATTTAAAGAAAATAAGAAAAAATGAAATTATGAAAATAGCTTCAGATTTATTTTATTCTAAAGGTATAAGTGAAACAACAATTTCTGAAATTACATATCTAGCGAATATTGGCAAGGGGACTTTTTATGAATATTTTAAAAATAAAGATGATGTAATTAATGAATATATAAAAGATTATTTCGATAATGTTCATAATCAAATCAATGAAAAAGTTGATGATTTTAAAAGCAATAGAGAGAAGATTCTCTTTATTGTTAAATACCTTTTTAAATCGAAAGAAAAAGATGAAAAATTTACTTATGTTTTAATTGAATTTTTAAGATTAACATTTAATAAAAAGAATGATGAAGTAAAAAAATTACATGGTTTTAATGAACAGGTTTTAAATCTTATAAATTATCATTTAAAAAAAGGAATACAAACTAAAGAGTTTAAAGATTGCAATACAGAAGAGATATCTATTGAAATCATTTCAAGTATTTTAGGAAATTTAGTTATGTCTTTAAGTCATGAGTTTAAAGATTGTGATAATTCTACAAAATGTAATGTTGAAACAATTTTAAATTCAATAAAAAATTAA